In a single window of the Candidatus Poribacteria bacterium genome:
- a CDS encoding class I SAM-dependent methyltransferase, whose product MADTNLKTTFNTAPTLYEDVRPGYPEELIQEVIDISGLSDHSRILEVGCGTGKATRPFAERGYELVCLDIGADLIAVAREKLRDFPNVSFMTEAFETWKPEDKFNLIISATAFHWVDPKVRYLKASEVLKSKGFLAVFSNQHVRKDEGFFAESQTLYDKYYAPLTTSRPTHATNFPGVEAFQNPIKRVYPWTQTYSSEQYIKLLGTYSGHIALSDENRYRLFEGIANLIETKYDGQITKHYEAVLDLRQTK is encoded by the coding sequence ATGGCGGATACCAACCTCAAAACTACATTCAATACCGCCCCAACGCTCTATGAAGATGTCCGACCCGGTTACCCTGAAGAACTGATCCAGGAAGTCATAGACATCTCTGGACTCAGCGATCACAGCAGAATCCTTGAAGTCGGATGCGGCACCGGAAAAGCGACCCGACCTTTTGCAGAACGCGGATATGAATTAGTCTGCTTGGATATCGGGGCCGACCTGATCGCAGTTGCGAGGGAAAAATTAAGGGATTTTCCAAATGTTTCGTTTATGACAGAGGCGTTTGAGACATGGAAACCGGAGGACAAATTCAATCTCATTATTTCTGCCACCGCCTTTCATTGGGTAGATCCAAAAGTGAGATATTTGAAGGCATCCGAAGTGCTTAAATCAAAGGGTTTCCTTGCCGTTTTCTCCAATCAGCATGTCAGAAAAGATGAGGGATTTTTTGCGGAAAGCCAGACTCTCTACGATAAATATTACGCGCCGCTGACCACAAGTCGCCCTACACACGCCACAAACTTTCCCGGCGTGGAAGCCTTTCAAAATCCAATTAAACGCGTCTACCCATGGACGCAAACGTATTCATCTGAGCAGTACATCAAACTCTTAGGTACGTATTCAGGGCACATCGCGTTGTCGGACGAAAATAGGTATCGTCTGTTTGAGGGGATTGCCAATCTCATTGAGACAAAGTACGACGGTCAGATAACCAAACACTATGAAGCCGTTCTTGACCTTCGGCAAACGAAGTGA
- a CDS encoding site-specific DNA-methyltransferase has product MPENRSPIVEENYRFYHTSCLDMSECEDNSIVLTITSPPYWNAIDYDTHTGDNEAWYRERNYDGLGKTYEDWLATLKKVFSEVYRVTIDGGFCAIVIGTILHKGKHYPAPFDLTSQLNRTDWHFHQDIIWNKVTGGVRRAGSFIQHQKPGYYYPNIMTEYILIFRKGDKPRYGSQPTLPIDDVFKRDIANSIWHIAPVPPKTIDHPCPFPDELVRRLVLLYSEEGDEILDPFLGSGQTARGALRFKRKCVGYEIESKYIELTCQRLYEEPRRKYHLLPKVEKQEVRSEDQLVLFES; this is encoded by the coding sequence ATGCCTGAAAATCGCTCTCCAATCGTGGAAGAAAATTATCGTTTTTATCACACCTCTTGTCTTGATATGTCGGAATGTGAGGATAATTCTATCGTCCTGACAATTACTTCTCCGCCTTACTGGAACGCTATTGACTATGATACCCACACCGGTGATAATGAAGCGTGGTATAGGGAGCGGAACTATGACGGACTTGGTAAAACTTATGAGGATTGGCTCGCAACACTGAAAAAAGTATTCTCTGAAGTCTATCGGGTTACAATTGACGGTGGATTTTGTGCTATCGTTATTGGGACAATCCTTCACAAAGGTAAGCACTATCCGGCACCATTTGATTTAACAAGTCAATTGAACCGTACAGACTGGCACTTCCATCAAGATATAATATGGAATAAAGTCACCGGCGGTGTGAGGCGTGCTGGCTCATTTATCCAGCACCAGAAGCCCGGTTACTACTACCCGAACATAATGACCGAATATATACTCATATTCCGTAAAGGCGATAAACCCAGATATGGTTCGCAGCCTACGCTTCCAATAGACGATGTCTTTAAACGTGATATAGCCAACTCGATTTGGCATATCGCACCCGTACCACCGAAAACGATCGACCACCCGTGTCCCTTCCCCGATGAACTCGTCCGACGCTTGGTGCTCCTCTATTCTGAAGAGGGTGATGAAATACTTGACCCATTTTTGGGCAGCGGGCAAACCGCTCGGGGTGCCTTGAGGTTCAAACGCAAATGTGTCGGATACGAGATAGAATCCAAATATATTGAATTAACGTGTCAACGTCTGTATGAAGAACCGCGACGGAAATATCACCTGCTACCGAAGGTAGAAAAACAGGAAGTCAGATCTGAAGATCAACTGGTGCTGTTTGAGTCGTAA